In one window of Chitinophagales bacterium DNA:
- a CDS encoding glutamate synthase subunit beta, producing MGKPTGFIEFTRATPDKRPVEARLQDYKEFVQPFTGQQLHEQSARCMNCGVPFCHSGCPLGNIIPEFNDAVYREKWQEAYEILSSTNNFPEFTGRICPAPCESACVLGINQPPVAIEEIEKHIIEIAFNKGFVQPRAPHVRSGKKVAVIGSGPAGLAAAAQLNSVGHNVTVFERDEAPGGLLRYGIPDFKLEKWVVDRRIDLMKASGIEFRCHAHVGVNVPVTDLLREYHATVLAGGSTQPRDLPVPGRELKGVYFAMQFLKQQNKRVAGKDPLANLEIESNILDENLTATGKHVVVIGGGDTGSDCVGTSNRQGAASVTQFELLPQPPKSRTEYMPWPSYPMLLKTTTSHEEGANRLWAVATKAFIGDEQGQLQAIQLVDLEWSVGADGKPASFEEVAGSERTIPCQLALLAMGFIHPQKKGLLEQLDIELDERGNVRANEQHYQTNMAKVFAAGDMRRGQSLVVWAISEGRECARKVDEYLTGSSRLETKDHNLVNKVFI from the coding sequence ATGGGCAAACCAACAGGATTCATTGAGTTTACAAGAGCCACACCGGATAAGCGTCCGGTAGAAGCCAGATTGCAAGACTACAAAGAGTTTGTACAGCCTTTTACAGGACAGCAGTTGCATGAGCAATCTGCGCGCTGTATGAATTGCGGTGTACCTTTTTGTCATTCCGGTTGTCCGCTCGGTAATATCATTCCTGAATTCAACGACGCAGTCTATCGTGAGAAATGGCAGGAAGCTTATGAGATACTCAGTTCTACCAATAATTTTCCTGAGTTCACTGGAAGAATTTGTCCGGCACCATGCGAATCAGCTTGCGTGTTAGGTATTAATCAACCACCTGTTGCTATTGAAGAAATTGAGAAGCATATTATTGAGATTGCTTTCAATAAAGGATTTGTACAGCCTCGTGCGCCACATGTACGCAGTGGTAAAAAAGTAGCCGTGATTGGTTCGGGTCCCGCAGGGTTGGCAGCAGCTGCACAATTGAATAGTGTAGGACATAATGTTACCGTGTTTGAAAGAGATGAAGCGCCTGGTGGTTTGTTGCGCTATGGTATTCCTGATTTTAAATTGGAGAAATGGGTGGTTGACAGACGTATTGATTTGATGAAAGCATCGGGTATTGAATTTCGTTGTCATGCACATGTGGGCGTGAATGTGCCGGTAACAGATTTGTTGCGCGAATACCATGCGACTGTATTAGCGGGTGGATCCACACAACCAAGAGATTTACCAGTGCCCGGCAGAGAATTGAAAGGCGTTTATTTCGCTATGCAGTTCCTAAAACAACAGAACAAAAGAGTTGCTGGTAAAGATCCCTTAGCGAATCTTGAAATTGAAAGTAATATCCTTGATGAAAATTTGACTGCAACGGGTAAACATGTAGTAGTGATTGGTGGTGGCGATACGGGCAGCGATTGTGTGGGTACTTCTAACCGACAAGGTGCTGCATCAGTAACACAGTTTGAATTATTACCGCAGCCACCCAAGAGCAGAACAGAATATATGCCCTGGCCTAGCTATCCAATGTTGCTGAAAACAACAACTTCTCATGAAGAAGGCGCGAATAGATTATGGGCTGTAGCCACCAAAGCATTTATTGGCGATGAACAAGGACAATTACAAGCGATTCAATTGGTAGATCTGGAATGGAGTGTTGGTGCGGATGGCAAACCTGCCAGCTTTGAAGAAGTAGCGGGTAGCGAAAGAACCATTCCTTGTCAGCTAGCTTTACTGGCCATGGGCTTTATCCATCCACAAAAGAAAGGTTTGTTAGAGCAATTAGATATTGAATTGGATGAACGCGGCAATGTAAGGGCCAATGAACAACACTATCAAACCAATATGGCTAAAGTATTTGCAGCAGGCGATATGCGCCGCGGACAAAGCTTAGTCGTTTGGGCCATCAGTGAGGGCAGAGAATGTGCAAGAAAAGTAGATGAATACTTAACAGGAAGCAGCAGACTGGAAACCAAGGACCATAATCTGGTGAACAAAGTATTTATTTAG
- the gltB gene encoding glutamate synthase large subunit, giving the protein MSMHLGGGLYDPRFEHDSCGIGFVASIKGKKSHQHISDALTVLENMEHRGACGCENNTGDGAGIMIQTPHAFFFEACLQLGIQLPAYGKYGVGVLFFPKDVQRREECRDIFNRATEKLGMELLGYRKVPVNPADIGPTALSVEPEMEQVFVRCPDQVHNPEDFERKLFVLRNYVTHLVNNTVQKDAIGFYIASLSYKTVVYKGQLTSLQVRNYFPDLSDKSMVSAFGLVHSRFATNTFPSWKLAQPFRYIAHNGEINTLQGNLNWLKTSEQGFTSKYFSKEEMDMLLPIVGEGQSDSACLDNMIELLTLTGRSLPHVMMMLIPEAWDGNEQMDPVKKAFYEYHASMMEPWDGPASISFTDGKIIGATLDRNGLRPSRYCVTTDERVIMASETGALPVDPAIIKEKGRLQPGKMFVVDMEQGRIISDEELKTNICTQQPYGDWLNKYKIRLEELPEPRVMFTHLEHDQVFKYQKAFGYSKEDLETIIQPMALEVKEPIGSMGTDTPLAVLSDEPQHLSSYFKQLFAQVTNPPIDPIRERMVMSLSTFVGNVGNLLEEDPLACHTVALKHPILTNFELEKIRSIDTGIFQAKTLQCYFRADQQPGSLKAGLDRICRYAVDAAQDGFEVIILQDRAIDSDHAPIPSLLATAAVHHHLIRKGLRGKVGIIVEAGDVWEVHHFACLLGFGATAINPYLALSSIRVMKETGIMKTDLSEEQLKKHYIKAVNDGLLKVFSKMGISTLQSYQGAQIFEIIGINKAVVNQYFTGATSRIEGMGLDELARETLAKHFFAFSRKEIPTDRLPVGGIYQWKRKGEFHLFNPQTIHLLQHATRTNDYATFKKYTKLVNDQSEKACTLRSLFAFKQTKPSISIDEVEPAENIYKRFATGAMSFGSISWEAHTTLAIAMNRLGGKSNTGEGGEDEIRYAPLPNGDSMRSAIKQVASARFGVTSLYLTEADELQIKMAQGAKPGEGGQLPGHKVDEWIGKTRHATPGVGLISPPPHHDIYSIEDLAQLIFDLKNANRAARINVKLVSKAGVGTIAAGVTKAKADVVLISGHDGGTGASPLSSIKHAGLPWELGLAETHQTLVRNKLRSRVVVQADGQMKTGRDIAIAALLGAEEWGVATAALIVEGCIMMRKCHLNTCPVGVATQDPELRKRFTGNPDHVVNFFRFIVQELREIMAELGFRSVHEMVGQVEHLQMRENIQHWKYSKLDLSAVLYKAPADSSTGLYQQEAQDHGLANVLDWQLLQAAQPAIEKQQTVRAAFPIKNIDRTVGTIVSNEITKRYKAAGLPDDTIHFRFEGTAGQSFGAFNTRGITLELEGDANDYFGKGLSGAKLIVYPPKQAAYTAEDNIIIGNTAFYGATSGKAFIRGMAGERFAVRNSGVTAVVEGVGDHGCEYMTGGVVVVLGNTGRNFAAGMSGGIAYIYDVRKNFQQQCNAEMVDLDPLDDLDAQQLHALLTEHVASTGSTVAKFILGDFEQQLRNFVKVFPRDYKQVLKQQLSKAIH; this is encoded by the coding sequence ATGTCTATGCATCTTGGTGGCGGGCTTTACGATCCCCGGTTTGAACACGACTCCTGTGGCATCGGTTTTGTTGCCAGCATTAAAGGGAAAAAATCACATCAACATATTTCAGATGCGTTAACCGTGTTGGAAAACATGGAACACCGCGGTGCATGTGGATGTGAAAACAATACAGGTGATGGCGCCGGCATCATGATTCAAACACCACATGCTTTTTTCTTTGAAGCATGTTTGCAACTAGGTATACAATTGCCGGCATATGGTAAGTACGGCGTAGGTGTGCTCTTCTTTCCAAAAGATGTGCAACGCAGAGAAGAATGCCGCGATATTTTCAACAGAGCCACAGAGAAACTGGGGATGGAATTATTGGGTTATCGCAAAGTGCCCGTAAATCCTGCAGATATTGGCCCAACCGCTTTAAGCGTAGAACCAGAAATGGAGCAAGTGTTTGTGCGTTGCCCTGATCAAGTGCATAACCCTGAAGACTTTGAACGCAAGCTCTTTGTATTGCGCAACTATGTAACACATCTTGTCAATAATACTGTACAAAAAGATGCCATTGGTTTTTACATCGCATCGCTGAGTTATAAAACAGTGGTATATAAGGGACAGCTCACCAGTTTACAGGTGCGTAACTATTTCCCTGATCTCAGTGATAAATCCATGGTGAGTGCGTTTGGTCTGGTACACTCTCGCTTTGCTACAAACACTTTTCCTTCCTGGAAACTGGCACAGCCCTTCCGTTACATCGCACACAATGGAGAGATCAATACACTGCAGGGTAATCTCAACTGGTTAAAGACAAGTGAGCAAGGTTTTACTTCTAAATATTTCAGCAAGGAAGAAATGGATATGTTGCTGCCCATAGTGGGCGAAGGGCAGTCTGATTCTGCCTGTCTGGATAATATGATTGAATTGCTTACACTCACCGGCAGATCATTACCACATGTGATGATGATGCTGATTCCGGAAGCATGGGATGGCAATGAGCAGATGGATCCTGTGAAAAAAGCTTTCTATGAATACCATGCATCTATGATGGAGCCTTGGGATGGACCAGCATCTATTTCATTCACCGATGGAAAAATTATTGGTGCAACGCTCGACAGAAATGGCTTAAGACCATCGCGCTATTGCGTTACCACAGATGAGCGTGTGATCATGGCTTCTGAAACAGGTGCTTTACCTGTAGATCCAGCTATCATCAAAGAGAAGGGCAGATTGCAGCCGGGTAAAATGTTTGTAGTGGATATGGAACAGGGGCGAATCATCAGTGATGAAGAGTTGAAAACGAACATCTGCACACAACAACCCTATGGCGATTGGTTGAATAAATACAAGATTCGATTAGAAGAATTACCAGAGCCAAGAGTAATGTTCACCCATTTAGAACATGATCAGGTATTTAAATACCAGAAAGCATTTGGCTATTCCAAAGAAGATTTGGAAACCATTATTCAACCAATGGCTTTGGAAGTTAAAGAACCCATCGGTTCCATGGGTACCGATACGCCACTTGCAGTATTGAGTGATGAACCGCAACACCTCAGCAGTTATTTCAAACAATTGTTTGCGCAGGTAACCAATCCGCCGATTGACCCGATTCGTGAACGCATGGTGATGTCGCTCTCTACATTCGTGGGTAATGTAGGCAACCTGCTGGAAGAAGATCCGCTGGCTTGTCATACCGTTGCACTTAAACATCCTATCCTTACCAATTTTGAGTTAGAGAAAATTCGCAGTATTGATACAGGCATTTTCCAAGCCAAAACATTACAATGCTATTTCAGAGCAGATCAACAACCCGGCTCATTAAAAGCTGGTTTAGATAGAATTTGTCGCTACGCCGTAGATGCGGCGCAGGATGGATTTGAAGTGATCATCCTGCAAGACCGTGCGATAGACTCAGACCATGCGCCTATTCCATCTTTACTTGCTACCGCTGCTGTACACCACCACCTCATTAGAAAAGGACTGCGTGGTAAAGTGGGCATCATCGTTGAAGCAGGCGATGTTTGGGAAGTGCATCATTTTGCTTGTTTGCTGGGTTTTGGTGCTACAGCCATCAATCCTTATCTGGCTTTGTCTTCTATCAGAGTTATGAAGGAGACAGGCATCATGAAAACAGATTTATCAGAAGAACAACTGAAGAAGCATTATATCAAAGCAGTGAATGATGGTTTGCTGAAAGTCTTCAGCAAGATGGGTATCTCTACGCTGCAATCTTATCAAGGCGCGCAGATATTTGAAATCATTGGTATTAATAAAGCCGTGGTGAATCAATATTTCACCGGTGCAACTTCCCGAATCGAAGGCATGGGTCTGGATGAGCTGGCACGTGAAACATTGGCGAAACATTTCTTCGCTTTCAGCAGAAAGGAAATTCCCACAGATCGGTTACCGGTGGGTGGTATCTATCAATGGAAACGCAAAGGAGAGTTTCATTTATTCAATCCGCAAACCATTCATCTCTTACAGCATGCTACCCGCACGAATGATTATGCAACATTTAAGAAATACACCAAGCTGGTGAACGACCAGAGTGAGAAAGCTTGTACGCTGCGTAGTCTATTTGCATTTAAACAAACCAAGCCTTCTATTTCTATTGACGAAGTAGAACCTGCAGAAAATATCTACAAACGTTTTGCCACAGGTGCTATGAGCTTTGGTTCCATTTCATGGGAAGCACATACTACACTAGCTATTGCGATGAACCGTTTGGGCGGTAAGAGTAATACCGGAGAAGGTGGTGAAGATGAAATACGTTATGCACCATTACCCAATGGTGATTCGATGCGCAGTGCGATTAAACAAGTAGCTTCTGCACGATTTGGTGTAACGAGTTTATACCTCACTGAAGCAGATGAGTTGCAAATCAAAATGGCACAGGGTGCCAAGCCTGGCGAGGGCGGACAATTACCCGGTCATAAAGTAGATGAGTGGATTGGTAAAACAAGACATGCCACACCCGGTGTAGGTTTGATTTCGCCACCACCGCATCATGATATTTATTCTATTGAAGATCTGGCGCAGTTAATCTTTGATTTGAAGAATGCCAACAGAGCTGCACGCATCAACGTAAAGTTGGTGAGTAAAGCAGGTGTGGGCACCATTGCTGCCGGTGTTACCAAAGCAAAAGCAGATGTGGTGTTGATCTCTGGTCACGATGGTGGCACAGGTGCATCCCCGCTGAGTTCTATCAAGCATGCTGGTTTACCTTGGGAATTGGGTTTGGCGGAAACACATCAAACCTTGGTGCGGAACAAACTGCGTAGTCGCGTAGTGGTGCAAGCAGACGGACAAATGAAGACCGGTCGCGATATCGCTATTGCTGCATTATTGGGTGCAGAAGAATGGGGTGTGGCCACTGCTGCATTGATTGTAGAAGGTTGTATCATGATGCGCAAGTGTCATCTGAATACTTGTCCCGTTGGTGTTGCCACACAGGATCCAGAGTTGAGAAAAAGATTTACCGGTAATCCGGATCATGTGGTGAATTTCTTCCGCTTCATTGTACAAGAGTTGCGTGAGATCATGGCAGAGTTGGGTTTCAGAAGCGTACATGAAATGGTGGGTCAGGTAGAACATTTACAAATGCGCGAGAACATTCAGCATTGGAAATATAGTAAGCTGGACCTATCTGCTGTCTTGTACAAAGCACCTGCAGATTCTAGTACAGGATTATATCAACAAGAAGCACAGGATCATGGATTGGCCAATGTACTGGATTGGCAATTGTTGCAAGCAGCACAGCCAGCAATTGAGAAACAACAAACAGTTCGTGCTGCATTTCCCATTAAAAATATTGACAGAACAGTTGGCACCATTGTTTCCAATGAAATCACCAAACGCTACAAAGCAGCTGGTTTACCTGATGATACCATTCATTTTCGTTTTGAAGGAACTGCGGGACAAAGCTTCGGTGCATTCAATACCAGAGGTATTACACTGGAGTTAGAAGGTGATGCCAACGATTATTTTGGCAAGGGCTTGAGCGGTGCAAAATTAATTGTGTATCCACCAAAGCAGGCCGCGTACACAGCAGAAGACAATATTATCATTGGTAATACAGCTTTCTATGGTGCTACTTCCGGTAAGGCGTTTATCAGAGGTATGGCTGGTGAACGCTTTGCAGTGAGAAACTCAGGCGTAACAGCTGTTGTAGAAGGTGTAGGCGATCATGGTTGTGAGTACATGACAGGCGGTGTTGTTGTTGTATTAGGCAATACAGGTAGAAACTTTGCAGCAGGCATGAGTGGTGGCATTGCCTATATCTATGATGTACGCAAAAACTTCCAGCAACAATGCAATGCTGAAATGGTAGACCTTGATCCATTGGATGATTTAGATGCGCAACAATTGCATGCATTGCTGACAGAACATGTTGCAAGCACGGGTAGTACTGTTGCCAAATTCATTCTCGGTGACTTTGAGCAGCAGCTGCGCAATTTCGTGAAAGTCTTTCCGAGAGATTACAAACAAGTATTGAAACAACAACTCAGCAAAGCCATTCACTAA
- a CDS encoding efflux RND transporter periplasmic adaptor subunit, with protein MIRNYTIAIATTAAVLFSACGGDKATGGLEAKKDQLAKLKKEHDALNTQILKLEAEIAQADTSKANANAKLVAAATLNAEQFVHYIDLQARVDADDISYIAPRGMGGVVKQLLVKKGDFVKKGQLVVVLDDAIMKQNVAAAKQSLETIKVQLDFAKNLFQRQKNLWDQNIGTEVQLLSAKNNVESLEKNLKAAQEQVKVAEEQLKTSLVYSDVSGVADEVNVRIGEAFVGATALGPQIKIVNTNSLKVIADVPENYLGKVKQGTQVKIVLPDLSKEYNSTVSLAGRTISATTRAFEVEAKIPFDANIRPNQLANIKIQDYAANNAIAIPVNTVQTDEKGKFVYVAEKENGKLVARKKAITVGELYGTRIEVKSGLAVGVQLITEGYQDLYDGQVIEIK; from the coding sequence ATGATACGTAATTATACCATCGCAATCGCAACAACAGCTGCAGTACTGTTCAGTGCCTGTGGCGGCGATAAAGCCACCGGCGGACTGGAGGCTAAAAAAGATCAGTTGGCAAAACTGAAGAAAGAGCACGATGCACTCAACACACAGATATTGAAACTGGAAGCTGAGATTGCACAGGCTGATACCTCAAAAGCAAATGCGAATGCAAAACTCGTTGCTGCTGCTACTCTGAATGCAGAGCAGTTTGTTCACTATATCGATCTACAAGCAAGAGTAGATGCTGATGATATTTCTTATATCGCTCCACGCGGCATGGGTGGTGTGGTAAAACAACTGCTGGTGAAAAAAGGTGATTTCGTGAAGAAAGGCCAGTTGGTAGTGGTACTGGATGATGCCATCATGAAGCAGAACGTAGCTGCTGCCAAGCAAAGTCTGGAAACCATTAAAGTACAATTGGATTTTGCCAAGAATCTTTTCCAGCGTCAGAAAAATCTCTGGGATCAGAATATTGGTACAGAAGTACAATTGCTTTCTGCCAAGAACAATGTTGAATCATTAGAGAAAAACCTGAAAGCTGCACAAGAGCAAGTGAAAGTAGCAGAAGAACAACTGAAGACAAGTCTGGTGTATAGTGATGTGAGCGGTGTTGCTGATGAAGTGAATGTACGCATTGGTGAAGCATTCGTTGGTGCTACTGCATTGGGTCCGCAAATCAAAATCGTAAATACCAACAGCCTGAAAGTGATTGCTGATGTTCCGGAGAATTATCTCGGTAAAGTAAAGCAAGGTACTCAGGTGAAGATTGTGTTACCCGATCTCAGCAAAGAATACAACTCAACCGTTTCCTTAGCTGGCAGAACCATTAGTGCTACTACCCGTGCATTTGAAGTGGAAGCCAAGATTCCGTTTGATGCCAATATCAGACCTAATCAGTTGGCCAATATCAAGATTCAGGATTATGCTGCAAATAATGCCATCGCTATTCCGGTAAATACTGTACAAACAGATGAGAAAGGCAAGTTTGTCTATGTAGCAGAAAAAGAAAATGGCAAACTGGTCGCTAGAAAGAAAGCCATTACGGTTGGTGAACTCTACGGTACCAGAATTGAAGTGAAGTCTGGTTTAGCTGTAGGCGTACAATTGATCACAGAAGGCTATCAGGATTTGTATGATGGTCAGGTGATTGAAATCAAATGA
- a CDS encoding TolC family protein yields the protein MRASNLRFILCMAPLLLFLQTEAQTKRTVSAKEAVELALQQVNDLKNLKLDYEAQRAKNKEIEGSAYPQISGTLSTQHFFAIPTQVLPDFISPSVYGVLTKEGVKDGNGNPIQMPGSFGTIPAQFGVPWQASAGFTVQQLLFQADVFVGLKARKTAMDYASANVRVGEDKVRENVYTAYYAILIAQKQQYYVNESKKRLEKLLYDMTEMYKNGFVEKLDIEKTQVSLNNLTTTKAQLDNLLQIGYANLKLQMGIPQADTLELTTPLSPTEVKQDILSDENFRYEDRNEVQALLKVKKLLELDVQRNQLGRIPTVAAYWNYSQNALRQDFNFFKRGSAYPWFPTSIVGVNINVPIFSGFARDQKIKQAKIALEKHNNTINTVEQGIDLQKLAAKKNFITNIEQMDAAEKNMQLAQNVYNTTKKKYEQGIGSSFEVLTADTELQTAQSNYFNALYNAVLAKITYFKALGKLN from the coding sequence ATGAGAGCAAGCAACCTGAGATTCATCCTCTGCATGGCCCCGCTGCTGTTGTTTCTTCAGACCGAAGCACAGACCAAAAGAACTGTATCGGCGAAAGAAGCGGTAGAGCTGGCTTTGCAGCAGGTGAACGATTTAAAAAACCTGAAGCTGGACTATGAGGCCCAGCGCGCCAAAAACAAGGAGATTGAAGGATCTGCTTATCCGCAGATCAGTGGTACCCTCAGTACCCAGCATTTCTTTGCAATCCCTACCCAGGTATTACCAGATTTCATTTCACCTTCTGTGTATGGTGTGTTAACCAAAGAAGGCGTGAAAGATGGCAATGGTAATCCTATTCAGATGCCCGGTTCATTCGGTACCATTCCCGCACAATTTGGTGTGCCCTGGCAGGCCAGTGCAGGATTTACTGTACAGCAATTGCTGTTCCAGGCTGATGTATTCGTGGGTTTGAAAGCCAGAAAAACTGCCATGGATTACGCCAGCGCGAACGTACGTGTAGGTGAAGACAAAGTGCGTGAGAATGTGTACACTGCCTATTACGCAATTCTGATTGCACAAAAGCAACAGTATTATGTAAATGAAAGCAAGAAGCGATTGGAAAAGTTGTTGTACGACATGACAGAAATGTACAAGAACGGCTTTGTAGAGAAACTGGATATTGAAAAAACACAGGTATCGCTGAATAACCTGACCACAACTAAAGCCCAACTGGACAACCTATTACAGATTGGCTATGCCAACCTGAAATTACAAATGGGTATTCCACAAGCAGACACGCTGGAACTCACTACGCCGCTGAGCCCAACAGAAGTGAAGCAGGATATTCTTTCTGATGAAAATTTCCGCTACGAAGACCGAAACGAAGTACAAGCTTTACTGAAAGTGAAGAAACTACTTGAACTGGATGTACAACGCAATCAGCTGGGTAGAATTCCAACAGTTGCTGCATACTGGAACTACAGTCAGAATGCCTTGCGTCAGGATTTCAATTTCTTCAAACGCGGTAGTGCTTATCCCTGGTTTCCTACTTCAATCGTTGGAGTGAATATCAACGTACCAATCTTCTCAGGCTTTGCCAGAGATCAAAAGATCAAGCAAGCAAAGATTGCTTTGGAAAAGCATAACAATACCATCAACACAGTTGAACAGGGCATCGACCTGCAGAAATTAGCAGCTAAGAAAAACTTCATCACCAATATTGAGCAGATGGATGCTGCTGAGAAAAATATGCAACTGGCCCAGAATGTGTACAATACCACCAAGAAAAAATATGAGCAAGGTATTGGCAGCAGTTTTGAAGTGCTTACCGCCGATACGGAGCTACAAACTGCACAGAGTAATTATTTCAACGCACTCTACAATGCGGTGCTTGCAAAGATTACTTACTTCAAGGCTTTAGGAAAACTTAATTAA
- a CDS encoding DUF502 domain-containing protein produces the protein MATNPLGIFHWRKLFQYFLQGLLIVAPVVITGYLIYWMVTTIDNLIPIFEVKDINGNSIPRNYGLGILMIVAALILIGFVSSNFFAQRLIDMFDSLLEKTPGIKFIYSSVKDFFEAFAGSKKKFNHPVLVNVDGPDVWRIGFITQEDAHQFGLAEHMTVYVPHSYAISGITYIVPKEKIRAVPNVSSTDAMKFVVSGGVTDVED, from the coding sequence ATGGCAACCAATCCCTTAGGCATTTTTCACTGGCGCAAGTTGTTTCAGTATTTTCTGCAGGGATTGCTGATTGTAGCACCTGTGGTGATTACTGGTTATTTGATTTATTGGATGGTTACCACCATCGACAACCTGATTCCCATATTCGAGGTTAAAGACATCAACGGGAATAGTATACCAAGAAATTATGGACTAGGTATTCTGATGATTGTAGCTGCGCTGATCCTGATTGGTTTTGTGAGCTCTAATTTCTTTGCCCAAAGGCTGATTGATATGTTCGACAGCTTGCTGGAGAAAACGCCGGGTATCAAATTCATTTATTCCTCTGTCAAAGACTTTTTTGAAGCATTTGCAGGAAGTAAGAAAAAATTCAACCATCCGGTATTGGTGAATGTGGATGGGCCCGATGTATGGCGTATCGGTTTTATTACTCAGGAAGATGCACACCAGTTTGGATTAGCAGAACATATGACGGTCTATGTACCGCACAGTTATGCGATCTCAGGTATTACATACATAGTTCCTAAAGAAAAAATTCGTGCTGTACCTAATGTCAGCAGTACTGATGCGATGAAGTTTGTGGTAAGCGGTGGTGTTACCGATGTGGAAGACTAA
- a CDS encoding TetR/AcrR family transcriptional regulator, with amino-acid sequence METKDRIATKAHELFLRYGIRSISMDEIAAHLGISKKTIYQFYEDKDSLVEAVIDIEIQMNMKDCSLCLEQSDNAIHEVFLAVDMVQEMLKGMNPSIIFDLEKYHPKAFRKMNEHKNDSFSRITKENIERGMREGLYRSDINADIMSRFRVGTMFMILAPDMLLSKYNPAVILREMTENFLFGMATPKGTELIQQYKQQRLKATQ; translated from the coding sequence ATGGAAACCAAGGACAGAATCGCCACCAAAGCCCACGAGCTATTTCTCCGCTATGGCATCCGCAGCATTAGCATGGATGAAATTGCCGCACATCTGGGCATCAGCAAAAAGACCATTTACCAGTTTTACGAGGATAAAGACAGCCTGGTAGAAGCGGTCATAGATATTGAAATTCAAATGAATATGAAAGATTGCTCCCTTTGTCTGGAGCAATCAGACAATGCCATTCACGAAGTATTTCTGGCGGTGGATATGGTTCAGGAAATGCTGAAGGGTATGAACCCCTCCATCATTTTCGATCTGGAGAAATACCACCCCAAGGCTTTCCGGAAGATGAATGAGCACAAAAACGACTCTTTCAGCAGAATCACCAAGGAGAACATCGAAAGAGGTATGCGAGAAGGCTTGTATCGCTCAGATATCAATGCTGATATCATGAGCCGCTTCCGTGTGGGTACCATGTTCATGATTCTCGCACCGGACATGCTGCTGTCTAAATACAATCCGGCAGTGATCCTGCGCGAAATGACCGAAAACTTTCTTTTCGGTATGGCTACACCTAAAGGCACAGAACTGATTCAACAATACAAACAACAAAGACTAAAAGCAACACAATGA